Genomic window (Streptomyces sp. TG1A-60):
GCCCAGCTCCTTCAGGGCCGCCTCGCCGCCCTTGTCGGCGGAGGTGAAGTACGGGTTGTTGACCTGCTTCGGCAGGAAGCCGACGGTCAGGCCCTTCTTCAACTCGGCGTTCGGGTCGGCCTTCCCGGTCGCGCTCGCCGAGGCGGAGTCGTTCTGCACGTCCTCCTTGGTGGTACCGCCGCACGCGGTGGCCGCGAGAGCGAAGGAGGTGACGGCGGCGAGCGCCGCACAGGAGCGACGGAGGGTTGCCTTGCGCATGACGGGGGTTCCTTTACGAGGAGGAGGGGTGTAGCACGCCCCCTATGAGGGGCGCGGGGCTGTATGGATCTGCGGCTTCCGCCGCGTGGACGCGGCCAGCCACAGACGACCGGCGGCTTTCAGGCGACCGTCTTTCCGACGGTCTGTCCGACGGTCTGTCCGACGGAGCCGCCCGCCGAACCGCCCGCGGAGTTTCGCCCGGCTCTCGCGAGAGCGATCTGCCGCGCGACTCGGGGCCCGAGCACGGACAGCACGAGCAGGACACCGGTGACGACGATCTGCGACTGGGCCGAGACGTCCTGCAAGCTCATCACGTTCTGCAGCGTGCCGAGCAGGAACACCCCGGCGATCGCGCCGCCGAGCGTACCCTTGCCGCCGTCGAAGTCGATGCCGCCGAGCAACACGGCGGCCACGACGGACAGTTCGAGACCCGTCGCGTTGTCGTAACGGGCGCTGGCGTAGTGCAGCGCCCAGAAGACGCCGGTGAGGGAGGCCATCAGGCCGGTCACCGTGAACAGGATCAGCTTCTGCCGCCTGACGCGGATGCCGGCGAACCGCGCGGCCTCCTCACTGGCGCCGATCGCGAAGAGGGAGCGCCCGAACGGGGTGAGGTGCAGGGCGACCACGGCGATGACGAGCAGCACCAGGAAGGGGACGAAGGCCTGCGGGACGAAACTGTCACCGATCCGGCCGGACGCGAAGGTCAGATACTGCGTGGGGAAGTCGGTCACCGCGTCGGAGCCGAGCACGATCTGTGCGATGCCCCGGTAGGCGGCGAGGGTGCCGATGGTGACCGCGAGGGAGGACAGGCCGAGCCGGGTCACCAGCAGGCCGTTGATCAGTCCGCAGA
Coding sequences:
- a CDS encoding ABC transporter permease; protein product: MADSTLSRAVRWDTVVGALLIVVLLLSFTTVDGFGNALNLSFLIGNTLPIALIALPMTLLVVSGEIDLSVASTAGLSGAVMGVLWNQGLTIEAIIPICLLLGVVCGLINGLLVTRLGLSSLAVTIGTLAAYRGIAQIVLGSDAVTDFPTQYLTFASGRIGDSFVPQAFVPFLVLLVIAVVALHLTPFGRSLFAIGASEEAARFAGIRVRRQKLILFTVTGLMASLTGVFWALHYASARYDNATGLELSVVAAVLLGGIDFDGGKGTLGGAIAGVFLLGTLQNVMSLQDVSAQSQIVVTGVLLVLSVLGPRVARQIALARAGRNSAGGSAGGSVGQTVGQTVGKTVA